One part of the Flavobacterium johnsoniae UW101 genome encodes these proteins:
- a CDS encoding TraB/GumN family protein, with product MKNLFKLFITALILFGLKTQAQPQSPKLENSLLWEVSGNGLSKPSYLYGTIHMICSSDYFLTDKTKRAFESSEKLMLEINFSDPKEMSQMQQLAMGKEPLSKKLTPEQLAKLDDILKKTTGMTVKQVDSFSLLTVMSLISMKTFGCADLKFYEMEFIEQAKKRNIEIGGLESVKDQFVILENAYTNDEIIAMLDESVPEETAKLVSTYKAENIESLYDITTDERFTSKKTKKIILDERNLNWVKSMAELIRKQSVFFAVGSAHLGGEFGVINLLRKAGYKVKPILN from the coding sequence ATGAAAAATTTATTCAAGTTATTTATAACTGCACTCATCCTTTTTGGACTAAAAACACAAGCTCAACCCCAATCGCCAAAACTAGAAAACTCTCTTTTATGGGAAGTTTCGGGAAACGGACTTTCAAAACCTTCTTATTTATACGGAACAATACATATGATTTGTTCATCGGATTATTTTTTAACAGATAAAACGAAAAGAGCTTTTGAATCTTCAGAAAAATTAATGTTAGAAATCAACTTTTCAGACCCAAAAGAAATGTCTCAAATGCAGCAGCTGGCGATGGGAAAAGAACCGTTAAGCAAAAAATTAACTCCGGAACAGTTAGCTAAATTAGATGACATTTTGAAAAAAACAACCGGAATGACAGTAAAACAAGTTGACAGTTTTAGTCTGCTGACCGTTATGAGTTTGATTTCAATGAAAACTTTTGGCTGTGCCGATTTAAAATTTTACGAAATGGAATTTATAGAACAAGCTAAGAAAAGAAATATTGAAATTGGCGGACTCGAATCTGTAAAAGACCAGTTTGTAATACTTGAAAATGCTTATACAAATGATGAAATCATTGCTATGCTCGACGAATCTGTACCAGAAGAAACAGCAAAATTAGTTTCGACTTATAAAGCTGAAAATATCGAATCATTATACGATATTACTACTGACGAAAGGTTTACAAGTAAGAAAACAAAAAAGATTATTTTGGATGAAAGAAATCTAAATTGGGTAAAAAGTATGGCCGAATTAATAAGAAAACAAAGTGTCTTTTTTGCTGTTGGATCAGCTCATTTGGGAGGAGAATTTGGAGTTATTAATTTACTGAGAAAAGCAGGATATAAAGTAAAACCAATTCTGAATTAA
- a CDS encoding putative signal transducing protein: protein MDKSFKLVRRFQYPSEALIFQGKLESEGIQVFSRDINTINSNPLLSNAIGGVKLFVKAEDYERANKVLSEISKFSLDENNKLLKCPNCDAEEIEMVTSIKDIKTIVAFVLLLYFAMMPLYSKHKYKCSNCNFEFN, encoded by the coding sequence ATGGATAAAAGTTTTAAATTAGTTAGACGTTTTCAATATCCTTCTGAAGCTTTGATTTTTCAAGGTAAACTTGAATCAGAAGGAATTCAGGTTTTTTCAAGAGATATTAATACAATAAATTCAAATCCTTTATTGAGTAATGCAATTGGTGGTGTTAAGCTTTTCGTTAAAGCTGAGGATTATGAAAGGGCGAATAAAGTCCTTTCAGAAATAAGTAAATTTTCATTAGATGAAAATAATAAATTACTCAAATGCCCAAATTGTGATGCTGAAGAAATAGAAATGGTTACTTCAATAAAAGATATAAAGACAATTGTGGCTTTTGTACTTTTGTTATATTTTGCAATGATGCCTCTTTATTCTAAACATAAATATAAGTGCTCTAATTGTAATTTTGAATTTAATTAG
- a CDS encoding regulatory protein RecX has protein sequence MSKIYTAKEALQKLEHFCAYQERCHDEVVSKLYSLKMTTEEVNIIVVQLIEGNFLNETRFACSFARGKHRIKYWGKIRITNELKARHISSTNISLALKEISSEEYFETFENLAERCWNSIHENDTFKKRKKFCDYMLRRGYESDLVYEKVKELEQK, from the coding sequence ATGAGTAAAATTTACACTGCAAAAGAAGCTTTACAGAAATTAGAGCATTTTTGTGCCTATCAGGAACGTTGCCATGATGAAGTTGTCTCTAAACTATATAGTTTAAAAATGACAACTGAAGAGGTTAATATAATTGTTGTTCAGCTAATTGAAGGAAATTTTTTAAATGAAACTCGTTTTGCCTGCAGTTTTGCAAGAGGCAAACATCGAATAAAATATTGGGGAAAAATTAGAATTACGAACGAATTAAAAGCTCGTCATATTTCTTCAACAAATATTTCACTTGCTTTAAAAGAAATTTCATCTGAAGAATATTTTGAAACTTTCGAGAATCTCGCTGAAAGATGCTGGAATTCTATACATGAAAACGATACTTTCAAAAAGCGCAAAAAGTTTTGTGATTATATGCTTCGAAGAGGCTATGAAAGTGATCTTGTTTATGAGAAAGTTAAAGAATTGGAACAAAAATAA
- the bioD gene encoding dethiobiotin synthase gives MKIFVTGISTDVGKTIVSSIIVEALEADYWKPIQAGDLDNSDTHKVQSRVSNKKTQFFENSYQLKTPASPHLAAEIDGITIESNQILEPKTKNHLVIEGAGGIFVPLNENETIIDLIKPDYKIIVVSRHYLGSINHTLLTIEAIQNRGFEVAGIIFSGSENKSTESLILNKTKIKCIGRIDEEPYFDQNVILEYADLFRNDLLSLEKSKI, from the coding sequence ATGAAAATATTTGTAACAGGAATTTCGACAGATGTTGGAAAAACAATAGTTTCATCTATAATCGTTGAGGCTTTAGAGGCCGATTACTGGAAACCTATTCAGGCTGGAGATTTAGACAATTCTGATACTCATAAAGTTCAATCTAGAGTTTCAAATAAAAAGACTCAATTTTTTGAGAATAGTTATCAATTAAAAACACCAGCAAGTCCGCATTTGGCTGCAGAGATTGATGGAATTACAATCGAATCGAATCAGATTCTGGAACCCAAAACAAAAAATCATTTAGTTATTGAAGGCGCGGGTGGTATTTTTGTTCCATTAAACGAAAATGAAACAATCATTGATTTAATAAAACCCGATTATAAAATTATAGTAGTTTCAAGACATTATCTTGGGAGCATAAATCATACTTTGCTAACAATTGAAGCAATTCAAAATAGAGGATTTGAAGTGGCTGGAATTATCTTCAGCGGAAGCGAAAACAAATCAACAGAAAGTTTAATTCTGAATAAAACCAAAATAAAATGCATTGGAAGAATTGACGAAGAACCGTATTTTGATCAAAATGTAATTCTTGAATATGCAGATTTGTTCCGAAATGATTTACTATCATTAGAAAAATCTAAAATCTAA
- the bioA gene encoding adenosylmethionine--8-amino-7-oxononanoate transaminase, with the protein MTLTEKDSQYLWHPYTQHKTSQTPIAITKAEGALLWDETGKEYIDAIASWWVNPFGHSNKFIADAIYKQLTTLEHVLFGGFTHEPAVKVAERLMEILPKNQQKIFFSDNGSTAVEVAIKVALQYFFNKNEKRTTIIAFENAFHGDTFAAMAASGISFYTQAFQGMFIDVVRIPVPVKGKEQISFDALESAIKNNNCAGFIFEPLVQGAAGMVMYEPESLTKLIQICKQNKVLTIADEVMTGFGKTGKTFAMDYVSEEPDMICLSKALTGGTIPMAITTFTQDIFDAFYDDDINKALFHGHTFTANPTGCAAALASIDLLQTAEMQKNIERINLKHLEFQKKIENHPKVITARTLGVIFAVEIKSDSEESYYGSMRTKLYNFFIDNGVVLRPVGNIVYILPPYIMSNDQLQKIYNTIEEAIEMV; encoded by the coding sequence ATGACATTAACAGAAAAAGACAGTCAATATTTATGGCATCCTTATACACAGCATAAAACATCGCAAACGCCAATCGCAATTACAAAAGCCGAAGGTGCATTGCTTTGGGATGAAACAGGCAAAGAATATATTGATGCTATTGCTTCCTGGTGGGTAAATCCGTTTGGTCACAGTAATAAATTTATTGCCGATGCGATCTATAAACAGCTGACTACTTTAGAGCATGTTTTGTTTGGAGGTTTTACGCATGAACCGGCGGTAAAAGTAGCTGAAAGACTAATGGAGATTCTCCCTAAAAATCAGCAGAAAATTTTCTTTTCTGATAATGGATCAACAGCTGTTGAAGTGGCTATAAAAGTGGCTTTGCAATATTTTTTCAATAAAAATGAAAAGCGAACCACTATTATTGCTTTTGAAAATGCATTTCACGGAGATACTTTTGCAGCAATGGCGGCAAGCGGCATTTCATTTTATACTCAGGCATTTCAGGGAATGTTTATAGATGTGGTTCGAATCCCGGTTCCGGTAAAAGGGAAAGAGCAGATAAGTTTTGATGCTTTAGAAAGTGCAATTAAAAATAACAATTGTGCCGGTTTTATTTTTGAACCTTTGGTACAAGGCGCGGCCGGAATGGTAATGTATGAGCCTGAATCTTTAACAAAGCTTATTCAGATTTGCAAACAAAATAAAGTTCTGACAATTGCTGATGAAGTGATGACGGGTTTTGGGAAAACAGGAAAAACCTTTGCAATGGATTATGTGTCTGAAGAACCAGATATGATATGCCTTTCAAAAGCATTAACTGGAGGGACAATTCCAATGGCGATTACAACATTTACCCAGGATATTTTTGATGCGTTTTATGATGACGATATTAATAAAGCCTTATTTCACGGACATACATTTACAGCAAATCCTACTGGTTGTGCAGCTGCTTTGGCAAGTATCGATTTGCTTCAAACGGCTGAAATGCAAAAGAATATTGAAAGAATAAATCTTAAGCATTTAGAATTTCAAAAGAAAATTGAAAACCATCCAAAAGTAATAACAGCACGAACATTAGGAGTTATTTTCGCAGTAGAAATAAAATCTGATTCTGAGGAAAGTTATTACGGATCAATGCGTACAAAACTATATAATTTCTTTATTGACAATGGAGTTGTTTTAAGACCGGTGGGAAATATCGTTTACATTTTACCTCCGTATATAATGTCTAATGATCAGCTTCAAAAAATATATAACACAATTGAAGAAGCTATAGAAATGGTATAA
- a CDS encoding T9SS sorting signal type C domain-containing protein: protein MIRKLLLLIILFIQYLSFGQSANNYCFSSSTSTYSNLTGATAFPGMPTNGNNDDVISSFSTLPFTFNFAGINYTQIKISENGWLSFANVNNAYFDNSAANANNAKPILFPFWDDMVYSSVPRYRIDTVSGSRILKIEWIQQYFYNGNNGNAISFQVWLYEGSNKIEYRYSRGNNNSGNISASIGIYDANGNYITLNDSGSNPTGQVDTFTTSINARPATNQVYTFTPPPAQPTPTQAGSLYTFCIDNSNTQTNTVSNGQYSLVNVIQGYNYTFSVDNIFAGAENLTLLDNSNNNLSPSVVSSGTSGATVTWTATFSGQVRVLLTGNCGETNSGTMTLRLNSAANTLDSQTTAGANNTWIGHVYNSVGAAPSPFTNANYAGYYTIGTENFDTDFGGDYTCFPVFSNGVQRASMYTEGFAVRYRMQSTRPAGCYLIRIIGDDGVRLSINNGGYILDRWVEQGATTYSNILVNVPANPIFTLEYYENAGANRVAFNITPFDAALNTITAPATVNFCNGGDPAVIDGSLQYNSADPNAANPYINFQWQIQTDGGGFSNIPGATGRTYDPPAMAANGTANDIVYQYRRLATSNVAGTGTACDFTASTPVTITNSPTSVGGTASANQSICYGTQPANITLSGYRGNIQWQASIDNTNFNNIDGATTAVLAGSQIGTLTKTTYYRATTSGTCNTATSTVVTITVRAGNNIISYSNGTSGTVCMQPVENAVGSLTAPAGTYFNNVSFASYGTPTGTACGSFVINPFCHAATSQSVVESALLGNSNTILIAATNGNFTDPCVGTTKRLYITASYSQSICAGNLPGTITGSIPTGNDTYTYLWESSTTSNTTGFSAASGTNNGQNYTPGTLTQDTWFRRTAYDGACSSVSAVVLVKVIAKVWNGNTNTDWNTASNWTPNGVPTASDCVVIPNTTNKPIINGTNTNSYANTLSVNNLGALTVNSTNTLNITNTIAVNTTGSLTFNNNSSLLQTNTGTNINSGNITYRRDTQPVRRYDFTYWSTPVTSTPAFTLANLSPATLLDKYYSYDPAAGWIISFNGILPMAKGSGYIVRSPQTFDITIPAVYPASFVGVPNNGNVTVNVVPNSFNLIGNPYPSAVNAFQLLSANSTIGSLYFWMHNAPPSDAVSGDATYNYASSDYAVFNSSGGVTTSNAAQTPAGYIAAGQAFFTNNGAGNSILFTNNMRASGNNSQFYKTTGTDNIERNRIWLNFANKEGAFKQLLVGYIDGATNNWDIQYDAETMDANTYTDFYSINQNMSLTIQGRGLPFENSDVIPLGYKTTIAGDFTISIDHVDGLFDKQNVYLEDKTTGTVSDLKAQDYTFKTEAGTFTDRFALRYTNKTLGTGDFENVKDGLLISVKDKTIKVTSAKENIKEVNIFDITGKLIYNKKKVGNTELSISNLQSADQVLLVKVNLENNAQITRKVIFK from the coding sequence ATGATTAGAAAACTACTCTTACTCATTATTTTATTTATACAATACCTAAGTTTTGGACAATCTGCGAATAATTATTGTTTTAGTTCTTCCACAAGTACATATAGCAATTTAACTGGCGCAACAGCTTTTCCTGGAATGCCAACTAATGGCAATAATGATGATGTTATTTCTTCTTTTTCTACCTTGCCATTTACATTTAATTTCGCAGGAATAAATTATACTCAGATCAAAATTAGTGAGAATGGCTGGTTATCTTTTGCTAATGTTAACAATGCATATTTCGATAATTCTGCCGCAAATGCTAATAATGCAAAGCCAATTTTATTTCCATTTTGGGATGATATGGTTTATAGTTCTGTACCTAGATATCGCATTGATACAGTTTCTGGAAGCCGAATTCTAAAAATTGAATGGATTCAACAATATTTTTATAATGGAAATAATGGAAATGCAATTTCGTTTCAAGTGTGGCTATATGAAGGATCAAATAAAATTGAATATAGATATAGTCGTGGAAACAACAATTCAGGAAATATAAGTGCCTCAATTGGTATTTATGATGCAAATGGGAACTACATTACTTTAAATGATTCTGGTTCAAATCCGACTGGTCAAGTCGATACTTTCACTACTAGTATTAACGCAAGACCTGCTACTAATCAAGTATATACTTTCACACCTCCTCCAGCACAACCAACTCCTACTCAAGCAGGATCTTTGTACACTTTTTGTATTGACAACAGCAATACACAAACCAATACTGTTAGTAATGGTCAATATTCATTAGTGAATGTTATTCAGGGATATAATTACACCTTTTCTGTAGACAATATATTTGCAGGAGCAGAGAATTTAACATTATTAGACAACTCAAATAACAATTTAAGCCCTAGTGTTGTATCATCCGGAACTAGTGGTGCAACAGTTACCTGGACAGCTACTTTCTCAGGACAAGTACGGGTACTTTTAACAGGTAATTGTGGAGAGACAAATAGCGGTACAATGACTCTAAGATTAAACTCTGCCGCCAATACACTTGACAGCCAAACAACGGCAGGAGCAAATAACACCTGGATAGGCCATGTATATAATTCTGTAGGAGCCGCTCCTTCACCATTTACAAATGCAAATTATGCAGGTTATTATACGATAGGAACTGAAAACTTTGATACAGACTTTGGCGGTGACTACACTTGTTTTCCTGTATTTTCAAATGGAGTACAAAGAGCTTCGATGTATACAGAAGGGTTTGCTGTAAGATACCGCATGCAGTCAACAAGACCTGCAGGATGTTATTTAATTCGAATAATAGGAGATGACGGAGTAAGATTATCTATAAATAATGGCGGGTATATTTTAGACAGATGGGTAGAACAAGGCGCTACTACATACAGCAACATTTTGGTAAATGTTCCTGCAAATCCAATTTTCACATTAGAATACTATGAAAATGCAGGTGCCAACAGAGTTGCTTTTAACATAACACCATTTGACGCTGCATTGAATACCATCACAGCTCCAGCTACAGTAAATTTCTGCAATGGAGGAGATCCGGCAGTTATTGACGGCTCACTTCAATATAACAGTGCCGATCCTAATGCAGCAAATCCATATATCAACTTTCAATGGCAGATACAGACTGATGGCGGCGGATTCTCTAATATTCCAGGAGCGACAGGAAGAACATACGATCCTCCTGCAATGGCTGCGAACGGCACGGCAAATGATATTGTATACCAATATCGACGTTTGGCTACCAGCAATGTAGCAGGAACCGGAACTGCTTGTGATTTTACAGCAAGTACTCCCGTTACCATTACAAACAGTCCAACAAGTGTTGGCGGAACTGCTTCTGCAAACCAATCGATTTGTTACGGAACTCAGCCTGCTAATATTACATTAAGCGGCTATAGAGGTAATATACAATGGCAGGCATCTATAGATAATACAAATTTCAACAATATTGACGGAGCAACAACAGCCGTCTTAGCTGGTTCTCAAATAGGTACTTTAACAAAAACTACTTATTACAGAGCAACAACAAGTGGAACGTGCAATACAGCAACTTCTACAGTAGTTACAATCACTGTTAGAGCAGGTAATAATATTATTAGTTATAGTAACGGAACTTCTGGAACTGTTTGTATGCAGCCTGTAGAAAATGCAGTAGGAAGCCTGACTGCACCAGCTGGAACTTATTTTAACAATGTAAGTTTTGCCAGTTATGGAACACCAACAGGAACAGCTTGTGGTTCATTTGTAATAAATCCTTTCTGCCACGCGGCAACTAGTCAATCAGTAGTTGAAAGTGCGCTTTTAGGTAATAGCAATACAATTTTAATTGCTGCTACAAATGGTAACTTTACAGATCCTTGTGTAGGAACAACTAAAAGATTATATATTACTGCATCTTATTCTCAATCTATATGTGCAGGAAATTTACCTGGAACAATTACCGGATCTATTCCAACAGGTAATGATACTTACACTTATTTATGGGAAAGCAGTACAACCAGCAATACAACTGGTTTCTCTGCTGCATCAGGAACAAATAATGGACAAAATTATACTCCTGGAACTTTAACACAAGACACTTGGTTTAGAAGAACTGCTTACGACGGCGCTTGTTCTTCTGTATCTGCAGTTGTTTTAGTAAAAGTAATTGCAAAAGTATGGAATGGAAATACAAATACTGACTGGAATACAGCGTCTAACTGGACACCAAACGGCGTACCAACTGCATCTGACTGTGTTGTAATACCAAATACAACTAATAAACCAATTATTAACGGAACTAATACTAATTCATACGCCAATACTCTTTCTGTAAATAATTTAGGAGCTTTAACTGTAAACAGCACAAACACCCTTAACATAACTAATACAATAGCAGTAAATACTACGGGTTCATTAACTTTCAACAATAATTCTAGTTTATTACAAACTAATACCGGAACAAATATCAATTCAGGAAACATTACTTACAGAAGAGATACCCAGCCGGTACGTCGTTACGATTTTACCTATTGGTCAACACCTGTAACTTCGACTCCTGCTTTTACACTGGCCAATCTTTCGCCGGCAACACTTTTAGATAAATATTACAGCTACGATCCTGCTGCAGGATGGATAATAAGTTTTAATGGAATATTGCCAATGGCCAAAGGAAGCGGATACATCGTTAGATCTCCGCAGACTTTTGATATTACCATCCCGGCAGTCTATCCGGCATCATTTGTTGGAGTTCCAAATAACGGAAATGTTACAGTTAATGTAGTTCCAAACAGTTTTAATTTAATAGGGAATCCCTATCCTTCTGCCGTAAATGCTTTTCAGCTTTTGTCAGCAAACAGCACTATAGGATCATTATATTTCTGGATGCATAATGCTCCTCCAAGCGATGCTGTTTCAGGAGATGCTACATACAATTACGCAAGCAGTGATTATGCGGTTTTCAATTCATCAGGAGGTGTTACAACTTCAAATGCTGCTCAGACTCCGGCTGGATACATTGCAGCGGGACAGGCTTTCTTTACCAACAATGGAGCAGGAAACAGTATTTTGTTTACAAACAACATGAGAGCTTCAGGCAATAACAGCCAGTTTTATAAAACAACAGGAACAGATAATATCGAAAGAAACCGTATCTGGCTGAATTTTGCCAATAAAGAAGGAGCTTTCAAACAGCTCTTAGTAGGATATATTGATGGCGCAACAAACAATTGGGACATCCAATATGATGCAGAAACTATGGATGCAAACACCTATACAGATTTTTACAGCATTAACCAAAATATGTCTTTAACCATTCAGGGACGAGGACTGCCTTTTGAGAACAGTGATGTAATTCCGTTAGGATACAAAACAACAATTGCAGGAGATTTTACAATTTCAATTGATCATGTTGACGGATTATTTGATAAACAGAATGTATATCTGGAAGACAAAACAACAGGAACTGTTTCAGATTTAAAAGCTCAGGACTATACTTTTAAAACAGAAGCGGGAACTTTTACAGATCGTTTTGCACTTCGTTACACTAATAAAACATTAGGAACTGGTGATTTTGAGAATGTAAAAGACGGACTTTTAATTTCTGTAAAAGATAAAACTATCAAAGTTACTTCTGCAAAAGAAAATATTAAAGAAGTAAACATTTTCGATATTACAGGAAAACTGATTTACAATAAAAAGAAAGTCGGAAATACTGAATTATCAATCTCAAACCTTCAGTCAGCCGATCAGGTGCTGCTTGTAAAAGTTAATCTTGAAAACAATGCCCAGATAACCAGAAAAGTGATCTTTAAATAG
- a CDS encoding beta-ketoacyl synthase N-terminal-like domain-containing protein, with protein MNTPKIAITAFSSISPLGNNSDEIWKKYLDKNHCFTKRFLDQQETSVASLSTESKQIIDKIREEDIRYKFLDNSVLFALAASREAVQNAGWKTDDIFGINIGSSRGATDLFEKHYKEYLETGKAQTLASPTTTLGNISSWIAHDLQSSGPEISHSITCSTALHALLNGVAWLKSGMADKFLVGGSEAPLTDFTIGQMRALKIYSRLNLDIDSWPNLALDFEKNQNTMILGEGAAVCCLEAGEKENAIAYVTGVGFATEILEHNISISAEADCFQKSMKMALKDVDLESVDVIVMHAPGTIKGDLTELRAIEKVFGSSLPLLTTNKWKIGHTFGTSGMLSLELALLMMKHDTFIETPFSETKNQNKTIKKVLVNAVGFGGNAVSILIEKA; from the coding sequence GTGAATACACCAAAAATTGCCATAACTGCTTTTTCATCTATTTCTCCTTTAGGAAACAATAGTGATGAAATCTGGAAAAAATATCTTGATAAAAACCATTGTTTTACGAAACGTTTTTTGGATCAGCAAGAAACTTCTGTCGCTTCTTTAAGTACTGAATCGAAACAAATTATAGACAAAATACGAGAGGAGGATATTAGATATAAATTTTTAGATAATTCTGTTTTGTTTGCTTTGGCAGCTTCGAGAGAAGCGGTTCAAAATGCAGGATGGAAAACCGATGATATCTTCGGAATTAATATTGGTTCTTCAAGAGGCGCTACTGATTTATTTGAAAAACATTATAAAGAATATCTTGAAACCGGAAAAGCACAGACTTTAGCCTCGCCAACAACTACTTTAGGAAATATTTCGTCTTGGATTGCACATGATCTGCAAAGCTCAGGTCCTGAAATTTCGCATTCTATTACTTGTTCAACTGCTCTTCATGCACTTTTGAATGGAGTGGCTTGGTTAAAATCAGGAATGGCAGATAAGTTTTTAGTTGGAGGCAGTGAAGCTCCTTTAACAGATTTTACAATTGGACAAATGAGAGCTTTGAAAATATATTCCCGACTTAATCTGGATATTGATTCTTGGCCTAATTTGGCTTTAGATTTTGAGAAAAACCAAAACACTATGATTCTGGGTGAAGGAGCAGCGGTTTGTTGTTTAGAAGCAGGAGAAAAAGAAAATGCGATTGCTTATGTAACAGGTGTGGGTTTTGCAACTGAAATTTTGGAGCATAATATTTCAATTTCTGCTGAAGCAGACTGTTTCCAAAAATCTATGAAAATGGCTTTAAAAGATGTTGATTTAGAAAGTGTAGATGTTATTGTAATGCATGCACCCGGAACAATAAAGGGTGATTTGACAGAACTAAGAGCTATTGAAAAAGTTTTTGGTTCATCGCTGCCTTTGTTAACAACAAATAAATGGAAAATTGGCCATACTTTTGGCACATCAGGAATGTTAAGTCTAGAGTTAGCATTGTTAATGATGAAACATGATACTTTTATTGAAACCCCGTTTTCAGAAACAAAAAATCAGAACAAAACAATTAAAAAAGTGCTGGTAAATGCAGTTGGTTTTGGAGGAAATGCAGTCAGTATTTTAATTGAAAAAGCATAG
- a CDS encoding aminotransferase class I/II-fold pyridoxal phosphate-dependent enzyme — translation MKLPENLNQKLEKRMQNNSLRKLPAFNNLIDFSSNDYIGFSRSETIFKLTHAYLHENEIFQNGATGSRLISGNHSLYQIAESFISQFHDSESALIFNSGYDANLGFFGAVPQRNDVILYDELSHASIRDGITMSNAKSFKFNHNDFEDLEHLILKFPDTNIYIVTETVFSMDGDTPNLEELVQLSEKYNCYLVVDEAHTLGVFGEKGEGLTQYLNLHNRIFARIMTFGKGLGCHGAVILGNTELKEYLINFARSFIYTTGLSPHSVAAILTAYQQLEVEKAAIQKLRQNIIFFNQQKNLLGLKPIFVRSKSAIQSAIVQGNENVKKLAQELQDKGFDVKPILSPTVPERQERLRFCIHSYNSEEEIKQVLELLRDFIY, via the coding sequence ATGAAATTACCTGAAAATCTTAATCAAAAGCTTGAAAAGCGAATGCAGAACAATTCGCTTCGTAAACTTCCTGCGTTTAATAATCTCATTGATTTTTCTTCTAATGATTATATTGGTTTTTCAAGATCTGAAACAATTTTTAAACTTACTCATGCTTATCTGCATGAAAATGAAATTTTTCAAAACGGTGCAACGGGTTCTAGATTAATTTCAGGAAATCATTCTTTGTATCAAATTGCAGAAAGTTTTATTTCGCAATTTCACGACTCAGAATCGGCTTTAATTTTTAATTCGGGTTACGATGCCAATCTTGGTTTTTTTGGTGCTGTACCGCAAAGAAATGATGTTATTTTGTATGATGAGTTAAGTCATGCTTCAATTCGGGATGGAATTACAATGTCAAACGCAAAATCGTTTAAATTCAACCATAATGATTTTGAAGATTTAGAACATTTAATTCTAAAATTTCCAGACACAAATATTTATATCGTAACCGAAACGGTTTTTTCTATGGATGGAGATACTCCAAATTTAGAAGAATTAGTACAGCTTTCTGAAAAATACAATTGTTATCTTGTAGTAGATGAAGCACACACTTTAGGCGTTTTTGGTGAAAAAGGCGAAGGATTGACTCAATATTTAAATCTGCATAATAGAATTTTTGCCCGAATTATGACTTTCGGAAAAGGATTGGGATGCCACGGAGCGGTTATACTTGGAAATACTGAACTTAAAGAATATCTAATAAATTTTGCCCGAAGTTTTATTTATACCACAGGATTATCTCCACATTCTGTTGCGGCAATTTTAACAGCATATCAGCAATTGGAAGTTGAAAAAGCAGCAATTCAAAAATTACGTCAAAACATTATTTTCTTCAATCAACAGAAAAATTTACTGGGTTTAAAACCAATATTTGTCCGAAGTAAATCAGCTATTCAATCTGCAATTGTTCAGGGAAATGAAAATGTCAAAAAGCTCGCTCAGGAATTGCAAGATAAAGGTTTTGATGTAAAACCGATACTTTCTCCAACAGTCCCCGAACGCCAGGAACGTTTACGATTCTGTATTCACAGCTATAATTCAGAAGAGGAAATTAAGCAGGTTTTAGAATTGCTGCGTGATTTTATTTATTAA